From a single Wolbachia endosymbiont of Oedothorax gibbosus genomic region:
- a CDS encoding reverse transcriptase/maturase family protein, whose product MRKAETILNIIRERGQRNLPVKNVYRLLYQRDLYLQAYGKLCRNKGAMTEGVTAETVNGMSLEKIDKIIEDLRYERYRWIPVKRIYILKKSGKRRPLGLPTWSNKLLQEVIRLILEAYYESKFSECSHGFRPKRGCHTALKAVTQKGRGTKWFIEGDLRACYDSIDHTILLKILSESFQDNRFIQLINRLLKAGYMENWKYNKSHSGVPQGSIIGPILSNILLDRLDKHVEHTLIPANNRGKRRRTNPKYLRLTKQVSMMRKQGNWEQVRQLRQLVQSMPSKDSCDQNYRRLWYVRYADDVLVGFAGPKNEAEQIKNEIARFLNEELKLMLNEDKTLITHACDSKANFLGYEIHVLHADDKHDHRTQRCINGSVGLRVPHHIKQKKCSEYMRCGKPIHLPQRTIDTAYSIVAQYQTEYRGIVQYYKMAYNLHTLSYLKYVMEVSLVKTLASKYKTTCRKIYRKFGAMIENDEGEKRKVIQIRVDRLPSKIPLITHFGAVSLKWNKWVSISDNLIPIWNKRSEIEQRLLAQTCELCKSQEQIEVHHVRKLADLRSKSNVELPEWKKRMIERQRKTLVVCHECHKKIQYGKYDGDSLKR is encoded by the coding sequence ATGCGGAAAGCTGAAACAATACTTAACATTATACGTGAACGCGGACAAAGAAATCTGCCGGTTAAAAACGTATATCGCCTACTTTATCAGCGTGATCTTTACCTTCAAGCGTATGGTAAACTTTGTCGTAATAAAGGTGCTATGACAGAAGGTGTAACTGCTGAAACAGTTAATGGTATGTCTTTGGAGAAAATTGATAAAATCATAGAGGATTTACGCTATGAACGATATCGATGGATACCAGTAAAACGTATCTACATTTTAAAGAAGAGCGGTAAACGAAGGCCGTTAGGATTGCCAACATGGTCAAACAAGTTACTTCAAGAAGTAATCCGATTAATATTGGAAGCCTATTATGAGTCTAAATTTAGTGAGTGTTCACATGGATTCCGGCCAAAGCGTGGATGCCATACTGCATTAAAAGCAGTAACGCAAAAAGGCAGAGGTACAAAATGGTTTATAGAAGGGGATCTCAGAGCATGTTATGACTCAATTGATCATACCATATTGTTAAAAATACTGAGTGAAAGCTTTCAAGACAACCGTTTTATCCAACTAATCAATCGACTGCTAAAAGCAGGATATATGGAAAATTGGAAGTACAATAAGAGTCACAGTGGAGTACCACAGGGCTCTATTATTGGTCCAATTCTGAGTAACATATTACTCGATCGGTTAGATAAACATGTGGAACATACATTAATACCAGCAAATAACCGAGGTAAGCGAAGAAGGACAAACCCAAAATATTTAAGGTTAACCAAGCAAGTATCGATGATGAGAAAACAAGGGAATTGGGAGCAAGTAAGGCAACTGCGCCAATTAGTGCAGAGTATGCCATCTAAGGACTCTTGTGATCAAAATTATCGACGTCTTTGGTATGTTAGGTATGCTGATGATGTTCTGGTAGGGTTTGCAGGACCAAAAAATGAAGCTGAACAAATTAAAAATGAGATTGCTAGATTCCTCAATGAGGAGCTCAAACTTATGCTTAATGAAGATAAAACGCTTATTACACACGCATGTGATAGCAAAGCCAATTTTTTGGGTTATGAAATACACGTCTTGCATGCAGATGATAAACATGATCATCGGACACAGCGGTGTATTAACGGTAGTGTTGGCTTACGTGTACCACACCATATAAAGCAGAAAAAGTGTTCTGAATATATGCGTTGTGGAAAGCCTATACATTTACCTCAACGTACAATTGATACAGCTTACAGTATTGTTGCTCAGTATCAAACTGAATATCGAGGAATTGTACAATACTACAAAATGGCCTACAACCTTCACACACTAAGTTATCTGAAGTATGTGATGGAAGTATCATTAGTAAAGACTTTAGCATCTAAATACAAAACAACTTGCAGGAAAATTTATAGAAAATTTGGTGCGATGATTGAAAACGATGAAGGTGAAAAACGAAAAGTCATCCAAATCAGAGTAGATCGTTTACCATCAAAGATACCATTAATTACACACTTTGGTGCTGTGTCGCTAAAATGGAATAAATGGGTAAGCATAAGTGATAACCTTATACCAATATGGAATAAGCGTAGTGAAATAGAGCAAAGACTATTGGCACAAACTTGTGAATTATGTAAATCACAAGAGCAGATTGAGGTACACCATGTACGTAAACTTGCTGATCTACGAAGTAAGAGTAATGTTGAACTACCTGAATGGAAGAAAAGAATGATTGAACGACAGAGAAAAACTCTTGTTGTTTGTCATGAATGCCATAAGAAAATCCAATATGGGAAATATGATGGTGATTCCTTAAAACGTTAG
- a CDS encoding nucleoside deaminase: MELAIEQAKLAQKNGEVPIGAVIVSGDNIISSAHNISNDPTAHAEMLAIRQAFSTSTLCDADMYVTLEPCPMCAQAISFARIKRLYFGAYNPKGGGIENGAKIFQFCSHIPEVYGGILETECSFLLKDFFERLRT, translated from the coding sequence ATGGAGCTTGCCATAGAGCAAGCCAAACTTGCCCAGAAAAATGGTGAGGTGCCAATAGGCGCTGTAATAGTTAGTGGAGACAATATCATCTCTTCTGCACACAACATATCCAATGATCCAACTGCACATGCAGAGATGTTAGCGATCAGACAAGCATTTTCAACTTCCACGCTTTGTGATGCTGATATGTACGTAACATTAGAACCATGTCCGATGTGTGCTCAAGCTATTTCCTTCGCCAGAATTAAACGATTGTACTTTGGAGCTTACAATCCCAAAGGTGGAGGTATTGAAAATGGTGCTAAGATATTTCAATTTTGCAGCCATATACCTGAAGTTTATGGTGGAATATTGGAAACAGAATGCTCTTTCTTGTTAAAGGATTTTTTTGAGAGGCTGAGAACCTAA
- a CDS encoding gamma carbonic anhydrase family protein, producing MYHILKYKNYEPKIDESAFIACGSHIIGKVEIGRDASIWFNCVVRGDVGSIKIGNGTNIQDGTVIHVDRNPGGDTIIGSMVTVGHFCMLHACTVHDKAFIGMSSTVMDYAVVEPEAMVAAGSLVTHGKVIKSGEIWAGRPAKFFKKMSNEEIKHITQSAQNYIMLMKEYKN from the coding sequence ATGTATCACATTTTAAAATACAAAAATTATGAACCAAAAATAGACGAAAGTGCTTTCATCGCATGTGGTTCGCATATCATAGGCAAGGTTGAAATAGGAAGAGATGCAAGCATCTGGTTTAATTGTGTGGTCAGAGGAGATGTTGGATCAATAAAAATAGGTAATGGAACAAATATTCAAGATGGAACGGTAATTCATGTGGATAGAAACCCAGGTGGTGACACAATTATTGGCAGTATGGTAACAGTGGGACATTTTTGTATGTTGCACGCATGCACAGTGCATGATAAAGCGTTTATTGGTATGAGCTCTACCGTGATGGACTATGCAGTTGTGGAGCCTGAAGCTATGGTAGCTGCTGGCTCACTGGTGACACATGGAAAAGTGATAAAAAGTGGAGAAATATGGGCTGGCAGGCCAGCAAAGTTCTTCAAAAAAATGTCGAATGAAGAAATTAAACATATTACACAATCAGCACAAAACTATATTATGCTAATGAAAGAATATAAAAACTGA
- the purH gene encoding bifunctional phosphoribosylaminoimidazolecarboxamide formyltransferase/IMP cyclohydrolase, which yields MKIKRALISVYDKTNIIDLASFLMQQQIEILSTGNTYKALSDAGIKTQEVSDYTQFPEILGGRVKTLHPKIHGGILCNREKHKTEIQNLGIEPIDLLITNLYPFWETVNSGSNEEQIIEQIDIGGVALIRAAAKNFHFTSVISSIQDYEALKAEMIKNNNETTLEYRKHLAIKAFALTAHYDSNIHSWFLSQSKNNELPEFFALYGHKVQELRYGENPHQKAAFYSNQFTKYPLEKIHGKELSYNNIVDIESALNIISEFEEPAAVIIKHNNPCGAAVGDNALEAYEKALSCDEVSSFGGIVALNREIDLKLAEKLNEIFLEVLIAPSVNNEALNILQRKKNLRVIIHKSFQQNVKYQTKNVVGGFLVQENNDHTIKAEQVTECTTTEKEKEDLIFAWKICKHVKSNAIVIAKDGCAIGIGAGQTSRIDSVNIAVKKAGEKCKGAVLASDAFFPFPDSIVESAKHGITAIIQPGGSLKDQDVIAAANENKIAMLFTGIRSFFH from the coding sequence ATGAAAATAAAAAGAGCTTTAATATCAGTATACGATAAAACGAATATAATTGATCTTGCATCGTTTTTAATGCAGCAACAAATAGAAATTCTTTCAACAGGAAATACTTATAAAGCACTATCTGATGCCGGAATAAAAACGCAAGAAGTCTCAGATTATACGCAATTTCCAGAGATACTGGGTGGTAGAGTGAAAACTTTACACCCTAAAATTCATGGAGGAATACTTTGCAATAGAGAAAAACACAAAACGGAAATACAAAATCTAGGTATTGAGCCAATAGACCTGCTTATAACTAACCTATACCCATTTTGGGAGACAGTAAATAGCGGCTCAAATGAAGAGCAAATTATAGAACAAATAGATATCGGTGGAGTGGCGTTAATTAGAGCTGCAGCAAAAAATTTTCATTTTACTTCAGTCATTTCTAGCATTCAAGACTATGAAGCACTAAAAGCTGAGATGATAAAAAATAACAATGAAACAACATTGGAATATAGAAAACATTTAGCAATCAAAGCATTTGCTCTCACTGCACACTACGATTCTAATATTCACAGTTGGTTTTTATCCCAGAGTAAAAATAATGAGTTGCCAGAGTTTTTTGCACTATATGGACATAAAGTACAAGAACTCAGGTATGGTGAAAATCCCCATCAAAAAGCTGCATTTTATAGCAATCAATTTACCAAATATCCGCTAGAAAAAATACATGGGAAAGAGTTGAGTTATAATAATATAGTAGATATAGAGTCCGCACTTAACATAATTTCTGAATTTGAAGAACCTGCAGCAGTGATAATAAAGCACAATAACCCATGTGGCGCTGCTGTTGGTGATAATGCTTTAGAGGCATATGAAAAGGCCCTATCGTGTGATGAAGTAAGCAGTTTTGGTGGTATAGTAGCTTTAAATCGGGAGATAGATTTAAAGCTAGCAGAAAAATTAAACGAGATATTTTTAGAAGTTCTGATAGCACCATCAGTAAACAATGAGGCACTAAACATTTTGCAAAGAAAGAAAAACTTAAGAGTGATTATTCATAAATCTTTCCAACAAAATGTGAAATACCAAACTAAAAATGTTGTTGGTGGGTTTTTGGTGCAAGAAAATAATGACCACACAATAAAAGCAGAACAAGTAACAGAATGTACTACAACAGAAAAAGAAAAGGAAGATCTTATTTTTGCCTGGAAAATATGTAAACATGTGAAATCCAACGCAATAGTTATAGCAAAAGATGGTTGTGCTATTGGCATCGGTGCAGGGCAAACAAGCAGAATAGATAGTGTGAACATTGCAGTAAAAAAAGCAGGTGAAAAATGTAAAGGTGCAGTGCTTGCTTCAGATGCATTTTTTCCATTCCCAGATAGCATAGTAGAAAGTGCAAAACATGGGATTACAGCTATAATTCAGCCAGGCGGCTCGCTGAAAGATCAAGATGTGATAGCAGCTGCAAATGAAAATAAAATTGCTATGCTTTTCACTGGTATTCGCAGTTTTTTCCATTAG
- the rplT gene encoding 50S ribosomal protein L20: MARVKRGVTTHARHKKILKLAKGYRGRAKSCYRIALQRVEKALQYAYRDRRTRKRDFRSLWIIRINAAAREHGLTYGRFMHGLTLAGIDLNRKILAEMAVNYKDDFAKLVEAVSGKLAENS; this comes from the coding sequence ATGGCTCGGGTAAAACGTGGAGTCACTACTCACGCTCGTCATAAAAAAATATTGAAACTGGCAAAGGGTTATAGAGGACGCGCAAAAAGCTGTTATAGAATTGCATTACAAAGAGTTGAAAAAGCACTGCAATATGCTTACAGAGACAGAAGAACCCGTAAACGTGATTTCCGTAGCTTATGGATAATACGTATTAATGCAGCAGCAAGAGAGCATGGGCTTACTTATGGTAGGTTTATGCATGGTCTTACACTTGCCGGCATTGATTTAAATAGAAAAATTCTTGCTGAGATGGCCGTTAATTATAAGGATGATTTTGCCAAATTAGTAGAAGCTGTAAGTGGTAAATTAGCGGAGAATTCTTAA
- a CDS encoding MFS transporter: MQTRVLISTILCRIAIWYDYMLFIDLINIISREFCFAKDVYSNILQLFGIVGLGAIVRPLGAFIFGHVGDRYGRRIALIITILLISIPSSLIAFIPSHNQVATILLLAIHITQGIALGGEQGSSVYLIEHLSSRKENLGMYFGIMGFGRSIGVLLSAVIVIICKKTTDFCIWGWRLPFVFSAILGLISAYSIYTLGETPAYEKNRKQRNLPDLPIIELIKCHKRALILAILISVPVNVAVGFTIFLRTLAKEIASVDVYVTTYINEIVLIITSILMPISSIAFGMLADKVGKERTAILFIAITMALCCPALSIAYYYKNYLVIALSVMVLSIIERGIVPIGIVASELFPTNVRFSGVSLSRNISYALHGGFTPMVCIWLTVTFPQTNLAAGLYIVFCLLISVVAILQIKLQDKKFGWS, encoded by the coding sequence GTGCAAACAAGGGTGTTGATATCAACCATACTCTGCAGAATCGCAATATGGTATGACTACATGCTTTTTATTGATTTGATTAACATAATCAGCAGAGAGTTTTGTTTTGCAAAAGATGTCTACAGTAACATACTGCAATTATTTGGAATTGTAGGGCTAGGCGCAATTGTAAGGCCACTTGGTGCATTCATATTTGGTCACGTTGGTGACAGGTATGGAAGGAGGATAGCATTAATAATTACTATCTTGCTAATATCGATACCATCAAGTCTCATTGCATTTATTCCAAGTCACAATCAAGTAGCTACTATATTGCTTCTTGCAATCCATATAACACAAGGAATTGCACTTGGTGGTGAACAAGGAAGTTCTGTTTATCTTATAGAGCATTTATCCAGTAGGAAAGAGAACTTAGGGATGTATTTTGGAATAATGGGTTTTGGCCGCTCCATTGGCGTCTTGCTTTCTGCGGTGATAGTAATTATCTGCAAAAAAACTACTGATTTTTGTATCTGGGGTTGGAGATTGCCATTTGTTTTCTCAGCTATTTTAGGATTAATTAGCGCGTATAGCATATACACATTGGGAGAAACTCCAGCATATGAAAAAAATCGAAAACAAAGAAATTTACCTGATTTGCCAATAATAGAGCTTATAAAGTGCCACAAGAGAGCTCTTATACTTGCTATTTTAATATCTGTACCTGTTAATGTTGCTGTTGGATTTACCATATTTCTTCGAACACTCGCAAAGGAAATAGCATCAGTGGATGTTTATGTAACGACATATATCAACGAAATTGTATTGATTATAACCAGTATATTAATGCCGATATCTTCAATAGCGTTTGGAATGTTGGCTGATAAAGTTGGAAAAGAGCGCACTGCAATCTTATTTATAGCAATTACAATGGCACTGTGTTGTCCTGCGTTATCTATTGCATATTACTACAAAAATTATCTTGTGATTGCGTTGAGCGTAATGGTTCTCTCTATAATAGAAAGGGGTATAGTTCCCATAGGAATAGTTGCATCTGAACTCTTTCCCACCAATGTCAGATTTAGTGGCGTAAGCTTATCACGTAACATCTCTTATGCATTACATGGAGGATTTACCCCTATGGTTTGTATTTGGTTGACTGTAACATTTCCTCAAACAAACCTTGCTGCTGGGCTTTATATAGTCTTCTGCTTATTGATCAGTGTGGTAGCAATATTGCAAATAAAGCTGCAAGATAAAAAATTTGGTTGGTCTTAA
- the secG gene encoding preprotein translocase subunit SecG has translation MSVAVLSIFQIILVVVLVILVLLQPPGSSSLSGFSNTQQGVNSMIPVKSSENPLSRITAIVAGLFIINTLLLSGLYSKDVHKKSIAEKIILEKKQESESTSVPFEN, from the coding sequence ATGTCAGTAGCGGTATTAAGTATATTTCAAATAATATTGGTTGTTGTGTTAGTAATTTTAGTGCTCTTGCAGCCACCTGGGAGTAGTTCGTTAAGTGGTTTTAGTAATACACAACAGGGGGTCAATTCGATGATTCCGGTAAAATCTTCTGAAAACCCGCTCAGCAGAATAACAGCTATTGTTGCTGGATTGTTTATTATAAACACATTGCTATTGTCAGGATTATATTCAAAAGACGTACATAAAAAATCGATCGCAGAAAAAATTATATTAGAAAAAAAGCAAGAAAGTGAATCTACTTCTGTTCCATTTGAAAATTAA
- a CDS encoding IS5 family transposase (programmed frameshift), producing MRNLYPSDISREQFEKIRSILESSRKKTKPRKLDLYDVFCAVLYVLKSACQWRMLPKDFPKWRSCYEYFKKWSEKPSEDTESTLERVLKKLVGETRISNGRKERTSFCIIDAQSVKNADTAENKGYDAGKKISGIKLHIAVDTQGLPHAIYVTTAEATDRSSAMKMVENAKEKLSEVKNILVDAGYTGENFATQIKATIGSTVEVIKRSELHTFVVLPKRWVVERSFAWLEKCRRLWKNCERKLNTSLQMVVLAFTSLLLKRL from the exons ATGAGAAATTTATACCCAAGTGACATAAGTCGAGAACAATTTGAAAAAATCAGATCAATTCTGGAGAGTAGTAGGAAGAAAACAAAACCAAGAAAACTTGATTTGTATGATGTATTTTGTGCAGTGCTGTACGTCCTAAAAAGTGCCTGTCAGTGGAGAATGCTGCCAAAAGATTTTCCAAAATGGCGAAGTTGTTACGAATATTTTAAAAAATGGAGTGAAAAACCAAGCGAAGATACAGAAAGTACTTTGGAGCGTGTATTA AAAAAATTAGTTGGAGAGACACGTATCAGCAATGGTCGGAAAGAAAGAACTAGTTTTTGTATAATTGATGCTCAGAGCGTAAAAAATGCAGATACTGCTGAAAATAAGGGCTACGATGCAGGTAAAAAAATTTCAGGAATAAAGCTCCATATTGCAGTAGATACACAAGGTTTACCACACGCGATTTATGTAACAACGGCAGAAGCAACCGACCGCAGCAGTGCCATGAAAATGGTCGAAAATGCTAAAGAAAAACTCTCTGAAGTTAAAAATATACTTGTTGATGCAGGCTACACTGGAGAAAATTTTGCAACACAAATAAAAGCAACTATTGGTTCGACGGTCGAAGTAATAAAGCGAAGTGAATTACACACCTTTGTTGTACTGCCAAAGAGATGGGTTGTTGAGCGCTCTTTTGCTTGGTTGGAAAAATGTAGGCGTTTGTGGAAAAATTGCGAGCGGAAACTCAACACTAGCTTACAAATGGTCGTTCTTGCTTTCACTTCTTTACTCCTTAAAAGATTATGA
- the fmt gene encoding methionyl-tRNA formyltransferase translates to MRIIFMGSPEFAVNSLSLLLKSKRKVVAVYTKAPKPSGRGQKPTKSPVHVIAEESNIEVCTPISLKFSAEQEKFRNFKPDVAVVAAYGLILPREILNIPKYGCINIHPSLLPRWRGAAPIQHTILAGDQETGVSIMQLDEGLDSGPILKQKKLLIEKNDNYKTLHDKLSELGSDLLLEVLNEIEKQVPLKQNDNDACYADKVEDYKIYASDACEVAYRKVKAFYPKAFIKIENKRVRILDADFEAFASEQGKIVNDNMHISLKGGTLIPKIVQMEGRNPCSIEDFIRGLKSSMVKKFIE, encoded by the coding sequence ATGAGAATTATTTTCATGGGGTCACCAGAATTTGCTGTTAATTCTCTGAGCTTGTTACTGAAATCAAAGAGAAAAGTGGTAGCAGTATACACCAAGGCTCCAAAACCCTCAGGACGTGGACAAAAGCCAACGAAATCTCCAGTACATGTTATCGCTGAAGAAAGTAACATAGAGGTATGTACTCCTATCTCTCTAAAGTTTTCGGCAGAGCAAGAAAAATTTAGAAATTTCAAACCAGACGTTGCAGTTGTTGCCGCGTATGGGTTGATACTCCCAAGAGAAATTTTGAATATTCCAAAATATGGTTGTATTAATATTCATCCTTCATTATTACCAAGGTGGCGTGGTGCAGCTCCCATACAGCACACAATTTTAGCCGGAGATCAAGAAACCGGGGTTAGCATTATGCAATTGGATGAAGGATTAGATTCCGGCCCTATTTTAAAACAGAAAAAACTTCTGATTGAAAAGAACGATAATTACAAGACATTGCATGATAAATTGTCTGAACTAGGCAGTGATTTACTGCTGGAAGTGCTAAACGAAATTGAAAAACAGGTTCCCTTAAAACAGAACGATAATGATGCATGTTACGCTGACAAAGTGGAAGACTATAAAATTTATGCAAGTGATGCTTGTGAAGTTGCTTATAGAAAGGTTAAAGCGTTTTACCCAAAAGCGTTCATCAAGATAGAGAATAAACGTGTCAGGATACTTGATGCTGACTTTGAAGCTTTCGCTTCAGAACAAGGTAAGATCGTTAATGATAACATGCACATAAGTTTAAAAGGTGGCACTTTAATTCCTAAAATTGTACAAATGGAAGGGAGAAATCCTTGCAGTATTGAAGACTTTATTCGTGGCTTGAAATCAAGCATGGTAAAAAAATTTATAGAATAG
- the radC gene encoding RadC family protein → MILDNGQSLLDYEILEHILYSAYSRIDVKPIAKSLIENFGSLNKIFNADLEALQNVDGVSNAAISAIFCVKQAFIRSAREEIKDLPIIDNWEKLLDYLRISIGSLNKENFRVIYMNKKYRLIAEDLQNVGTVDQTPLYVREIIKRALLIGSTSIVISHNHPSGDTQPSNSDISLTRQLAEACQSIGIELIDHIIITFSSYFSFKENRLL, encoded by the coding sequence ATTATTTTAGATAATGGGCAATCATTACTTGATTATGAAATTTTAGAGCACATTTTATATTCAGCATACAGTAGAATTGATGTAAAACCGATAGCAAAGAGTTTGATAGAAAATTTTGGCAGTTTGAATAAAATTTTTAATGCTGACCTGGAAGCACTGCAAAATGTTGATGGTGTCAGCAATGCAGCAATATCTGCCATCTTTTGTGTAAAACAAGCCTTTATTCGTTCTGCAAGAGAAGAAATAAAAGACCTGCCTATAATCGATAACTGGGAAAAATTGCTTGATTATTTAAGAATAAGCATAGGAAGCCTCAATAAGGAAAATTTTCGCGTCATCTATATGAATAAAAAGTATCGTCTAATAGCGGAAGACCTGCAAAACGTTGGTACAGTAGATCAAACTCCTCTTTATGTCAGAGAGATCATCAAGCGCGCACTTTTGATTGGTTCAACATCCATTGTAATATCTCACAATCATCCAAGTGGAGATACACAACCTTCAAATAGCGATATATCTCTCACTAGGCAACTAGCAGAAGCTTGCCAAAGTATAGGAATAGAATTAATAGACCACATTATTATTACATTCAGTAGCTATTTTAGTTTCAAGGAAAATAGGTTACTGTGA
- the rpmI gene encoding 50S ribosomal protein L35, producing the protein MKKIKLKTKSSVKKRFHLTAKGKVISTQSGKRHGMVKRSKSNIRNQRGTTILGKSDSRIVKLYMPYGI; encoded by the coding sequence ATGAAGAAAATAAAATTAAAAACCAAATCTTCTGTTAAAAAGCGCTTTCACCTTACAGCTAAGGGTAAAGTCATTTCTACTCAGTCAGGCAAAAGGCATGGCATGGTAAAGAGAAGTAAATCTAATATTCGTAATCAGCGCGGTACAACGATTCTTGGTAAATCTGACTCGCGTATAGTTAAGCTTTATATGCCTTATGGTATTTAA
- a CDS encoding CTP synthase has product MKEAKFIFVTGGVVSSLGKGLVASSVGALLQAHGFKIRIRKLDPYLNIDPGTMNPTQHGEVFVTEDGAETDLDLGHYERFTGIKATKDDNITTGKIYHELLKKERRGDYLGKTVQVIPHVTDLIKSFIFNGTEGLDFVICEIGGTVGDIESQPFLEAIRQVNYTLGKQRVILIHLTLIPYLTAAQELKTKPTQHSVRELNSAGLQPDIILCRSEKEIFDNQREKIAKLCNVSLSNVIPAPDVSHIYELPVLYSQCGLDTQILEHFHLSEPKPSLIEWDQIVHSIRHPTQEVTVSIVGKYTECPDAYKSLVEALNHGAISNKVKVKINWVNSREKEEKPINEKLMEEKLQNSHAILVPGGFGDDGVEGKILAINYARTNNIPFFGICLGMQLAIIEFARNVVKLEDAHSEEFHNCKHPIVKLAGDQDDDLGGTMRLGAYKCNINANSKMMDAYSNTTISERHRHRYIINSDYKDDLEKNGLLCSGISEDGTCIEAVELESHPWFIGVQFHPEFQSKPFSPHPLFISFIKAAVNKI; this is encoded by the coding sequence ATGAAGGAAGCTAAATTTATCTTTGTCACAGGTGGAGTTGTGTCATCGCTTGGTAAAGGCTTAGTTGCTTCAAGCGTTGGTGCGCTTCTTCAAGCTCACGGTTTTAAGATCCGTATCAGAAAACTTGACCCGTATCTCAACATTGATCCTGGAACAATGAACCCAACTCAGCACGGAGAGGTATTTGTTACCGAGGATGGTGCTGAAACTGATTTGGATCTTGGGCATTATGAGCGTTTTACTGGAATTAAAGCAACAAAAGATGACAATATAACAACTGGTAAGATATATCATGAGTTATTGAAGAAAGAGAGGCGTGGTGATTATCTGGGCAAAACTGTGCAAGTCATTCCTCATGTAACAGATTTAATCAAATCGTTTATTTTTAATGGTACGGAAGGTTTAGATTTTGTAATATGTGAAATAGGCGGAACTGTAGGTGACATTGAAAGCCAACCATTTTTGGAGGCTATACGCCAAGTTAACTACACATTAGGAAAACAAAGAGTTATCCTTATTCACTTAACTTTAATACCATATCTTACCGCAGCGCAAGAATTAAAGACAAAACCAACGCAGCATTCAGTTCGAGAGTTAAATTCCGCGGGGTTACAACCAGATATTATATTATGCCGCAGTGAGAAAGAAATTTTCGATAATCAAAGAGAGAAAATAGCTAAGCTTTGCAATGTTTCTTTGTCCAATGTGATACCTGCTCCTGATGTGAGTCATATATATGAGTTACCGGTGTTGTATAGCCAATGTGGGCTTGATACGCAAATTTTGGAGCACTTTCATTTAAGTGAGCCAAAACCAAGCTTGATTGAATGGGATCAAATAGTGCACTCTATAAGGCACCCAACACAGGAAGTTACTGTGTCTATAGTGGGAAAATACACCGAATGCCCTGATGCGTATAAATCACTGGTTGAAGCATTAAATCATGGTGCGATTAGTAATAAAGTCAAAGTAAAGATAAATTGGGTTAACTCAAGAGAGAAGGAAGAAAAACCTATAAATGAAAAGCTTATGGAAGAAAAATTACAAAATTCTCATGCAATCCTTGTCCCAGGGGGGTTTGGTGATGATGGAGTAGAGGGTAAAATATTAGCAATAAATTATGCCCGTACAAATAATATCCCATTTTTTGGAATTTGCCTTGGTATGCAGCTTGCAATTATTGAGTTTGCTCGTAATGTTGTTAAGCTTGAAGATGCACACTCTGAAGAATTTCATAACTGTAAACATCCAATCGTTAAGTTAGCTGGCGATCAAGATGACGATCTTGGTGGAACCATGAGACTCGGGGCATACAAATGTAATATAAATGCAAACTCTAAAATGATGGATGCATACAGTAACACTACTATTTCAGAAAGACACAGGCATAGATACATAATCAATTCAGATTATAAAGATGATTTGGAAAAAAATGGGTTGCTATGCAGTGGCATATCAGAAGATGGAACATGTATAGAGGCAGTGGAGTTAGAGAGTCATCCGTGGTTTATTGGTGTGCAGTTTCATCCAGAGTTTCAATCAAAGCCGTTTTCTCCTCATCCTCTTTTTATATCGTTTATTAAGGCAGCAGTTAATAAAATTTAA